A single region of the Triticum dicoccoides isolate Atlit2015 ecotype Zavitan chromosome 2B, WEW_v2.0, whole genome shotgun sequence genome encodes:
- the LOC119362834 gene encoding H/ACA ribonucleoprotein complex subunit 4-like, whose amino-acid sequence MSSTPPAVASPASEHTKSKKKKSKSKDASADPAAAAADTTSLADAEAKTDGYMIKPQALVPSLDTSTWPLLLKNYDRLNVRTGHYTPLPSGHSPLKRPLAEYLRYGVINLDKPSNPSSHEVVAWIKRLLRVEKTGHSGTLDPKVTGNLIVCVDRATRLVKSQQGAGKEYVCIARFHAAVPDTARVARALESLTGAVFQRPPLISAVKRQLRVRTIYESKLLEHDAERHLAVFWISCEAGTYVRTLCVHLGLLLGVGAHMQELRRVRSGILGEQDNMVTMHDVMDAMWALDNHKDESYIRRVVMPLEVILTSYKRLVVKDSAVNAICYGAKLMIPGLLRFENDIDVGEEVVLMTTKGEAIAIGIAEMPTAVMATCDHGAVAKIKRVVMDRDTYPRKWGLGPVALKKKKMIAEGLLDKHGKPTEKTPAEWLRNVVLPTGGDAMIASLAAASEPEKVKVEQQDVVPSEEVKEKKKRKSDEDDVTASTPAKKMKVEEVTEAVEGEKSEKKKKKKKEKGEPGSAVSEAVKEEKNSLSDEEKGTSEKKKKKKKSKEGGDDVAPESAEVEKSEKKKDKKKSKEGGDDVATESEVEKSEKKKEKKKKKKDAEEAAQ is encoded by the coding sequence ATGTCGTCCACGCCGCCGGCCGTCGCGTCCCCCGCCTCCGAGCACaccaaatccaagaaaaagaagagcaaatcCAAGGACGcctccgccgaccccgccgccgccgccgccgataccACGTCGCTGGCGGACGCCGAGGCGAAGACTGATGGGTACATGATCAAGCCCCAGGCCCTGGTCCCGTCCCTGGACACCTCCACCTGGCCGCTCCTCCTCAAGAACTACGACCGCCTCAACGTCCGCACCGGCCACTACACCCCGCTCCCCTCCGGCCACTCGCCGCTCAAGCGCCCCCTCGCCGAGTACCTCCGCTACGGAGTCATCAACCTCGACAAGCCGTCCAACCCCTCCTCCCACGAGGTGGTGGCGTGGATCAAGCGCCTCCTCCGCGTCGAGAAGACCGGCCACAGCGGCACGCTCGACCCCAAGGTCACCGGCAACCTCATCGTCTGCGTCGACCGCGCCACACGCCTCGTCAAGTCGCAGCAGGGCGCAGGTAAGGAGTATGTGTGCATCGCCCGCTTCCACGCCGCCGTTCCAGACACGGCCCGCGTGGCCCGCGCGCTGGAGTCCCTTACCGGGGCTGTGTTCCAGCGGCCTCCGCTCATCTCGGCTGTCAAGCGCCAGCTCAGGGTGCGGACGATTTATGAGAGTAAGCTTCTGGAGCATGACGCCGAGCGCCACCTTGCTGTGTTCTGGATCTCTTGTGAGGCTGGAACCTATGTCCGGACGCTCTGTGTGCACCTTGGGCTGCTCCTTGGCGTCGGTGCACATATGCAGGAGCTTCGCCGTGTCCGGTCAGGTATCCTCGGAGAGCAGGACAACATGGTCACCATGCACGATGTGATGGATGCCATGTGGGCGCTTGACAACCACAAGGATGAGTCTTACATAAGGCGTGTGGTGATGCCACTTGAGGTAATTCTTACTAGCTACAAGAGGCTTGTTGTGAAGGACTCTGCTGTTAATGCTATCTGCTATGGTGCCAAGCTTATGATTCCTGGGTTGCTCCGGTTTGAGAATGACATTGATGTTGGGGAAGAGGTTGTTCTCATGACTACCAAGGGGGAGGCGATTGCCATTGGTATCGCTGAGATGCCTACTGCTGTTATGGCAACTTGCGACCATGGTGCTGTAGCGAAGATCAAGAGGGTTGTGATGGACAGGGACACATACCCAAGGAAGTGGGGACTTGGTCCGGTGGCACTGAAGAAGAAAAAGATGATCGCTGAGGGCCTCCTTGATAAGCATGGGAAGCCAACTGAGAAGACCCCAGCTGAGTGGCTTCGAAATGTGGTACTTCCTACTGgtggtgatgccatgattgctagCCTTGCAGCTGCTTCTGAGCCCGAGAAGGTGAAGGTGGAACAACAGGATGTGGTGCCAAGTGAGGAGGTCAAGGAGAAGAAAAAGAGGAAGAGTGATGAGGATGATGTAACTGCTTCTACACCTGCAAAGAAGATGAAGGTGGAGGAGGTCACTGAGGCAGTGGAAGGGGAGAAgagtgagaagaagaagaagaaaaagaaagagaagggaGAACCAGGATCAGCTGTTTCGGAGGCAGTGAAGGAGGAGAAGAACAGTCTGTCTGATGAGGAGAAGGGTACcagcgagaagaaaaagaagaagaagaagagcaaggaaggcGGTGATGATGTCGCTCCAGAGAGTGCAGAAGTTGAGAAGagcgagaagaaaaaggacaagaagaagagcaaggaaggcGGTGATGATGTCGCTACAGAGAGTGAAGTTGAGAAGAGtgagaagaaaaaggagaagaaaaagaagaagaaagacgcAGAGGAGGCGGCACAATAG